In Leptospira perdikensis, a single genomic region encodes these proteins:
- a CDS encoding ATP-dependent zinc protease, translating into MKFSPVLVEQFLHRFLFVLFVGQIILLVNCFGSKQIIEKKPDSHIKPIVIPPQYLKPIIGRVEWVEFPNWKLKLRARVDTGAKSCSIHAVNIERVTENGEVFVFFDTFVDEKPVRLKSKFVKEAKVTSTSGVSETRIIISEVMKMGKYKEEVIINLNDRTNLTYPILIGRNYLMGKFLVDVSLSHQLGD; encoded by the coding sequence ATGAAATTTTCACCCGTTTTAGTGGAGCAGTTTTTACATCGATTTTTATTCGTTCTTTTTGTTGGACAGATTATTTTATTAGTCAATTGTTTTGGATCCAAACAAATCATTGAGAAAAAACCAGATTCTCATATCAAACCTATCGTCATTCCTCCTCAATATTTAAAACCCATCATTGGTCGAGTGGAATGGGTAGAATTTCCCAACTGGAAACTCAAACTTCGCGCTAGGGTTGATACCGGTGCAAAATCTTGTTCTATCCATGCAGTTAATATTGAAAGGGTCACGGAAAATGGAGAGGTTTTTGTTTTTTTTGATACTTTTGTGGATGAAAAACCAGTTCGATTGAAAAGTAAGTTTGTTAAAGAAGCAAAAGTGACAAGTACCTCTGGTGTCTCTGAAACTCGAATCATCATCAGTGAAGTAATGAAAATGGGAAAATATAAAGAGGAAGTGATTATCAACTTAAATGATCGGACCAATCTGACTTATCCTATTCTCATCGGTAGAAATTATTTAATGGGTAAGTTTTTGGTCGATGTATCCTTATCCCATCAGTTAGGGGATTAG
- a CDS encoding chloride channel protein: MGQEDSEFPWEIYAKLQSCPMGSNFGLKTVFSIQGPRSIYVYSLFIGLLSGFGAYGFNWALTWTESFTFGNLMGYDPGIPSGDLYFHSIGSAGPISPLWIVFLPAVGGLLVGIITSFFCSEAQGGGTDSLIYAFHFNEGKIRAKVPFYKALATILTLGSGGSGGKEGPTAQIGAGFGSSLAGFLGAGARARRTLMLAGTAGGLGAIFRAPLGGAITAVEMVYQEDIESDSLVPCILSSVTAYLTYTSIAGSGSLFSVQEYSLNDYRHIPLYIVLGLLCYVVGYFFVKVYHLVQDLFSKLPLPNFLKPAFGGLIVGCIALLFPEVLGSGFGLIQRMINGEVLESTSFGFSGPFFLLAVAIFKVFSTSLTVGSGSSGGLLGPSFAIGGMLGAFVGTMAQVLFPELNIIIFPFLLVGMGSFFAGVARAPIAGMIMVCDMIGSYELLPPLMIVSVIAVVLSHRISIYRNQIKNRFLSPSHHWDMNQDIMDRIRITDHFSEFRKYAMVSEHLSLTELQSNAPGIQASDFILLGAGDEYKGIVSLRKNRILPEFEEDLKNLITCGEIVQDVPSVNRNDTLGRALQILLEYDVDKLAIVEDGKCLGYLRYIDLFNAYQNEVKNKQRKSV, from the coding sequence TTGGGTCAAGAGGATTCAGAATTTCCTTGGGAAATTTACGCGAAATTACAATCTTGCCCTATGGGGTCAAATTTCGGTCTAAAAACTGTGTTTTCTATCCAGGGACCGCGATCGATTTATGTCTATTCTCTATTCATTGGTCTTCTTTCCGGTTTTGGGGCCTATGGATTCAACTGGGCTCTGACTTGGACAGAATCCTTTACCTTTGGTAACCTTATGGGTTACGATCCTGGAATTCCTTCTGGCGATTTGTATTTCCACTCGATTGGAAGTGCGGGACCCATTTCTCCACTTTGGATTGTTTTTTTACCTGCCGTTGGCGGCCTTCTTGTCGGTATCATTACCAGCTTCTTTTGTTCGGAAGCCCAAGGGGGTGGGACCGACTCTTTAATTTATGCATTTCATTTCAATGAAGGAAAGATTCGGGCTAAAGTACCTTTTTACAAAGCGCTCGCCACCATACTCACGTTAGGTTCTGGTGGGTCAGGTGGGAAAGAAGGACCAACGGCTCAAATTGGTGCTGGGTTTGGTTCCAGCCTTGCTGGGTTTTTGGGTGCCGGTGCTAGAGCACGAAGGACATTGATGTTAGCCGGAACTGCAGGTGGGCTTGGGGCAATTTTTCGTGCTCCTCTGGGTGGGGCTATCACTGCTGTAGAGATGGTCTACCAAGAGGACATCGAAAGTGATTCACTTGTTCCCTGTATTCTTTCTTCGGTAACAGCATATTTAACTTACACAAGTATTGCTGGAAGTGGTTCTCTGTTTTCTGTACAGGAATATAGTCTCAATGATTACAGACACATTCCATTATACATTGTCCTCGGACTTCTTTGTTATGTGGTGGGATACTTTTTTGTAAAGGTATACCATCTGGTGCAAGATTTGTTTTCTAAACTACCATTACCTAATTTCTTAAAGCCAGCTTTTGGTGGATTGATTGTTGGGTGTATTGCTCTTTTGTTTCCCGAAGTTTTAGGTTCTGGATTTGGACTCATTCAAAGGATGATTAATGGAGAAGTTTTAGAATCTACGAGTTTCGGTTTTTCAGGACCTTTTTTCCTTTTGGCTGTTGCCATTTTTAAAGTATTTTCTACTTCACTTACTGTAGGATCCGGCAGTTCAGGTGGATTACTTGGACCGTCCTTTGCCATTGGTGGTATGTTAGGTGCCTTTGTGGGTACTATGGCACAAGTTTTGTTCCCGGAATTAAATATCATCATCTTTCCCTTTCTTCTTGTGGGGATGGGATCTTTTTTTGCCGGTGTGGCCAGGGCTCCTATTGCAGGAATGATTATGGTTTGTGATATGATCGGTAGTTACGAACTCCTACCACCGCTAATGATTGTGTCAGTGATTGCGGTAGTATTATCCCACCGGATTTCTATCTATCGCAACCAAATCAAAAACAGATTTTTATCACCCTCTCACCATTGGGATATGAACCAAGACATCATGGATCGAATTCGTATCACTGACCATTTTTCTGAGTTTCGTAAGTATGCTATGGTTTCCGAACACCTTTCTCTTACGGAATTACAATCAAACGCACCTGGAATCCAAGCGAGTGATTTCATTTTACTAGGAGCAGGAGATGAGTATAAAGGAATTGTATCACTGCGAAAGAATAGAATCCTTCCAGAATTCGAAGAAGATTTGAAAAATCTCATCACTTGCGGAGAAATTGTGCAGGATGTTCCTTCTGTTAACAGAAATGACACATTAGGTAGAGCCCTCCAAATTCTTTTAGAATATGATGTCGACAAACTTGCGATTGTTGAAGATGGTAAATGTTTGGGTTATTTAAGGTACATTGATTTGTTCAATGCATACCAAAATGAAGTGAAAAATAAACAACGTAAGTCAGTATGA